In one window of Geotrypetes seraphini chromosome 3, aGeoSer1.1, whole genome shotgun sequence DNA:
- the LOC117357467 gene encoding ribosomal protein 63, mitochondrial-like, producing the protein MFLTVALLRKGIPGKQWIGKYRRPRQVTLGMKRGMIRRLEIEAENEYWLSRPYMTKEQEHDHARERRIADWEALKNLQKSNFPAHRYAVDHFNHLNVTKKWTKA; encoded by the coding sequence ATGTTCCTGACAGTAGCCCTTCTCCGGAAAGGAATACCTGGTAAACAATGGATTGGGAAGTACAGACGGCCACGTCAGGTGACATTGGGGATGAAGCGTGGTATGATCCGAAGGCTGGAAATTGAAGCAGAGAATGAATACTGGCTGAGTAGACCGTACATGACAAAAGAACAGGAACATGACCATGCAAGAGAACGACGGATTGCAGATTGGGAAGCTTTGAAAAACCTTCAGAAATCAAACTTTCCAGCACACAGATATGCAGTGGACCACTTCAATCATCTAAATGTGACAAAAAAATGGACAAAAGCCTAA